Proteins found in one Quercus robur chromosome 2, dhQueRobu3.1, whole genome shotgun sequence genomic segment:
- the LOC126712674 gene encoding protein LYK5 — protein sequence MEIKMKRSKFYYNFSLFLLVLMLKQNPSNAQQAYVNNKQLNCYEDVNITDGFECNGFQSSCQSYLTFRSNSLYNSAASIGLLLGAEPSLISEINNYTNFQTIPTNTQIIIPVNCSCSGKYYQHNSTYTLQDATETYFIVSNNTYQGLTTCQAMMNQNPYGDRNLSVGLDLKVPLRCACPTSDQRASGFNYLLSYMITWGDDYSAIAKLFDADVQSILDANELKADSIIFPFTPLLVPLKNKPSKIQVSQPTPAPDSPPQLPTTPIEHKSSTKKWVFVGVGIGAGVLLLLSAFLIWFFCGSRKAKPQPIPVPPIKRPPPQSHSYSDQKSWSVSTEGVRYAIESLTVYKFDDIEKATGFFGEANKIKGSVYRGSFKGDDAAVKVMRGDVSNEINLLKRINHSNIIRLSGFCVHEGNTYLVYEYAENGSVTDWLHSNKYETSSTLTWKQRVQIAYDVADALNYLHNYTNPPYVHKNLKTSNILLDGNLRGKVSNFGLARTLENEDEGGFQLTRHVVGTHGYMAPEYIENGVITPKLDVFAFGVVMLELLSGKEATAGDRDGGGEELLSASIRVVLEGDNVREKLRGFIDPSLRHKYPLDLAFSMAQLAKNCVAHDINSRPAIPEVFMTLSKIFSSSLDWDPSDELQRSSSLTQTYAR from the coding sequence ATGGAGATCAAAATGAAGAGGTCTAAATTCTACTACAATTTCTCCCTTTTCTTGTTGGTATTGATGTTGAAACAAAACCCATCAAACGCCCAACAAGCTTATGTGAATAACAAACAGCTCAACTGCTACGAAGACGTGAACATCACAGATGGATTTGAGTGCAACGGCTTCCAATCAAGTTGCCAATCCTACCTCACCTTCCGATCCAACTCACTTTACAATTCTGCAGCCTCCATAGGTTTACTCTTAGGCGCTGAGCCCTCACTCATCTCAGAAATCAACAACTACACCAATTTCCAAACCATCCCCACCAACACCCAGATCATAATCCCAGTCAATTGTTCATGTTCAGGTAAGTATTACCAACACAACAGCACCTACACGTTACAGGACGCCACAGAGACTTATTTTATCGTGTCCAACAACACATACCAAGGCCTGACCACTTGTCAAGCCATGATGAATCAGAACCCATATGGTGATAGGAATTTATCGGTGGGGTTGGATCTAAAGGTACCACTTAGGTGTGCTTGTCCCACAAGTGACCAAAGAGCAAGTGGGTTCAATTACTTGCTCAGTTATATGATCACATGGGGTGATGACTACTCTGCAATTGCCAAATTATTTGATGCGGATGTTCAGAGCATATTGGATGCAAATGAGCTAAAAGCGGATAGCATTATATTTCCATTCACACCTCTTCTTGTTCCATTGAAAAACAAGCCAAGTAAAATTCAGGTCTCACAGCCCACACCTGCTCCAGACTCGCCTCCACAATTACCAACTACTCCCATTGAACACAAATCTTCTACAAAGAAATGGGTATTTGTTGGTGTTGGAATTGGAGCTGGTGTGTTGCTTCTTCTCTCAGCTTTTCTGATTTGGTTCTTTTGTGGGTCTCGAAAGGCTAAGCCACAGCCAATTCCAGTCCCACCTATTAAGAGGCCCCCCCCACAATCACACTCCTACTCTGACCAGAAATCTTGGTCTGTTTCAACTGAAGGTGTTCGTTATGCCATTGAATCCTTAACGGTGTACAAATTCGATGACATTGAAAAAGCCACGGGTTTCTTCGGAGAAGCTAATAAAATCAAAGGCTCTGTCTACCGAGGTTCTTTTAAGGGTGATGATGCGGCTGTTAAGGTCATGAGAGGTGATGTGTCGAATGAGATCAACTTGTTGAAGCGAATCAATCACAGCAACATTATAAGGCTCTCTGGTTTCTGTGTGCATGAGGGAAACACTTACCTTGTTTATGAGTATGCTGAGAATGGTTCTGTTACTGATTGGCTTCACTCGAACAAGTATGAAACTAGTTCTACTTTGACGTGGAAACAGAGGGTTCAGATTGCTTATGATGTGGCCGATGCGCTTAACTACCTTCACAACTATACAAACCCACCTTATGTCCACAAGAACTTGAAGACAAGTAACATTCTACTGGATGGAAACTTGAGAGGCAAGGTATCGAATTTCGGGTTGGCGAGAACGCTGGAGAATGAGGATGAAGGAGGGTTCCAATTGACAAGACATGTGGTGGGTACTCATGGTTACATGGCACCTGAGTACATTGAGAATGGAGTGATTACTCCAAAACTTGATGTTTTTGCATTTGGGGTTGTTATGTTAGAGCTCTTATCTGGAAAGGAAGCCACCGCTGGTGACAGGGATGGTGGAGGAGAGGAATTGCTATCTGCATCAATAAGAGTGGTGCTTGAAGGAGACAATGTCAGAGAGAAACTGCGTGGCTTTATTGATCCTTCTCTTAGGCATAAGTATCCTCTGGATTTAGCATTTTCCATGGCTCAGCTGGCTAAAAACTGTGTTGCTCATGATATCAACTCCCGCCCTGCCATACCTGAAGTTTTCATGACTCTGTCCAAGATTTTCTCTTCCTCATTGGACTGGGATCCATCCGACGAGCTTCAACGTTCCAGCTCACTTACTCAGACTTACGCCAGATAA